The Streptomyces luteogriseus genome includes a window with the following:
- a CDS encoding penicillin acylase family protein codes for MPPNTTASTGQQPGKSGRRKGRKARLFVLVLVLALIGGVAYGSYWSISTVRASFPQTKGTLTLKGLSGPVEVKRDNYGIPQIYASSDADLFMAQGYVQAQDRFYEMDVRRHMASGRLSEMFGKSQVDNDEFLRTLGWDRVAKREYDTKLSAATKKYLQAYAEGVNSYLQGKDGEDISLEYAALGFTNDYKPQAWTPVDSISWLKAMAWDLRGNMQDEIDRALLTSRLGPKQIADLYPQYPYSRNKPIVQEGQYSELAGAFQQGGANGTSGANGTGGTAGASAGTAGTQGAASGTSGTASGASGTAGLDSQLGGLTNVLDDLPPAVGVNGDGIGSNSWVVGGTHTISGKPLLANDPHLSPSLPSVWYQMGLHCRSVSSTCQYDVSGYTFAGMPGVIIGHNQNISWGMTNSGVDVTDLYLEKITGNGYLYDGKVKPFETREETIKVAGGEPKKIVVRETNNGPLLSDRDEELVKVGKKATVDTAAPDRGDGYGVALRWTALQPGTTMDAVFAMDKAKNWTDFRKAAAQFEVPSQNLIYADTENHIGYTLPGKIPTREKSDDGSIPAPGWDPKYRWTGYIPQDALPYEYDPERGYIVTANQAVIDPDTYPYTLTADWSYGARSQRITDLIQSKIKDGGKISTDDMRQMQLDNSSEIARLLVPTLLKIDPENKDVREAQKLLEGWDYTQDADSAAAAYFNAVWRNVLKLAFGNKLPKELRPKGQCLWVEPVNTTGPADEAEKVRECGQRDPDRAQPDGGDRWFEVVRKLMDQPDSDWWSTPKVGTRPAAQDRDQLFKRAMIDARWELTAKLGKDIDSWSWGRLHRLFLKNQTLGTAGPEFIQYALNRGPWELGGGEATVNATGWNAAGGYGVVWVPSMRMVVNLGDLDKSKWINLTGASGHAYSAHYVDQTDKWADGELLPWSFSDQAVEKSTADKLVLKP; via the coding sequence ATGCCCCCCAACACCACCGCCTCCACGGGTCAGCAGCCCGGCAAGTCCGGCAGGAGAAAGGGGCGCAAAGCCCGACTTTTCGTGCTCGTCCTGGTGCTGGCCCTCATCGGAGGAGTGGCCTACGGGTCGTACTGGTCCATCAGTACCGTCCGGGCCTCCTTCCCGCAGACCAAGGGCACCCTCACGTTGAAGGGCCTGTCGGGTCCCGTCGAGGTCAAACGCGACAACTACGGCATCCCGCAGATCTACGCCTCCTCCGACGCGGACCTGTTCATGGCGCAGGGCTACGTCCAGGCGCAGGACCGGTTCTACGAGATGGACGTCCGCCGCCACATGGCCTCCGGGCGCCTGTCGGAGATGTTCGGCAAGAGCCAGGTCGACAACGACGAGTTCCTGCGCACCCTCGGCTGGGACCGGGTCGCCAAGCGGGAGTACGACACCAAGCTGTCGGCCGCCACGAAGAAGTACCTCCAGGCCTACGCCGAGGGAGTCAACTCCTACCTCCAGGGCAAGGACGGCGAGGACATCTCCCTGGAGTACGCGGCGCTGGGCTTCACCAACGACTACAAGCCGCAGGCGTGGACCCCGGTCGACTCGATCTCCTGGCTGAAGGCGATGGCCTGGGACCTGCGCGGCAACATGCAGGACGAGATCGACCGCGCCCTGCTGACCAGCCGCCTCGGCCCGAAGCAGATCGCCGACCTGTACCCGCAGTACCCGTACAGCCGGAACAAGCCGATCGTCCAGGAGGGCCAGTACAGCGAACTGGCGGGAGCGTTCCAGCAGGGCGGCGCGAACGGCACGTCCGGCGCGAACGGCACCGGCGGTACCGCGGGAGCCTCCGCCGGAACCGCAGGCACCCAGGGCGCGGCCTCCGGCACGAGCGGCACCGCCTCCGGCGCCTCGGGCACCGCGGGCCTGGACAGCCAGCTCGGCGGCCTCACGAACGTCCTGGACGACCTCCCGCCGGCCGTCGGCGTCAACGGCGACGGCATCGGCTCCAACTCCTGGGTCGTCGGCGGGACGCACACCATCAGCGGCAAGCCGCTGCTGGCCAACGACCCGCACCTGTCGCCGTCCCTGCCGTCCGTCTGGTACCAGATGGGCCTGCACTGCCGCAGCGTCTCCAGCACGTGCCAGTACGACGTCAGCGGCTACACCTTCGCCGGCATGCCGGGCGTGATAATCGGCCACAACCAGAACATCTCCTGGGGCATGACCAACTCCGGCGTAGACGTCACGGACCTCTACCTGGAGAAGATCACCGGCAACGGCTACCTGTACGACGGCAAGGTCAAGCCCTTCGAGACGCGCGAGGAGACCATCAAGGTCGCCGGCGGCGAGCCGAAGAAGATCGTCGTCCGTGAGACCAACAACGGTCCCCTGCTGTCCGACCGCGACGAGGAGCTCGTGAAGGTCGGCAAGAAGGCAACCGTCGACACCGCCGCACCCGACAGAGGCGACGGCTACGGCGTGGCGCTGCGCTGGACCGCCCTGCAGCCCGGCACCACCATGGACGCCGTCTTCGCCATGGACAAGGCGAAGAACTGGACCGACTTCCGCAAGGCCGCCGCGCAGTTCGAGGTGCCCTCGCAGAACCTGATCTACGCCGACACCGAGAATCACATCGGCTACACGCTGCCGGGGAAGATCCCCACGCGCGAGAAGAGCGACGACGGCTCCATCCCGGCGCCCGGCTGGGACCCGAAGTACCGCTGGACCGGCTACATCCCGCAGGACGCGCTGCCCTACGAGTACGACCCGGAGCGCGGCTACATCGTCACCGCCAACCAGGCCGTGATCGACCCGGACACGTACCCGTACACGCTCACCGCGGACTGGAGCTACGGCGCGCGCAGCCAGCGGATCACCGACCTGATCCAGTCGAAGATCAAGGACGGCGGCAAGATCTCCACGGACGACATGCGCCAGATGCAGCTGGACAACAGCAGCGAGATCGCCCGGCTACTGGTGCCCACGCTGCTGAAGATCGACCCCGAGAACAAGGACGTCCGCGAGGCGCAGAAGCTCCTGGAGGGCTGGGACTACACCCAGGACGCCGACTCCGCGGCAGCCGCCTACTTCAACGCGGTCTGGCGCAACGTCCTCAAGCTCGCCTTCGGCAACAAGCTGCCCAAGGAGCTGCGCCCCAAGGGCCAGTGCCTGTGGGTCGAGCCGGTCAACACCACCGGCCCCGCCGACGAGGCCGAGAAGGTCCGCGAGTGCGGCCAGCGTGACCCCGACCGGGCGCAGCCGGACGGCGGCGACCGGTGGTTCGAGGTGGTCCGCAAGCTGATGGACCAGCCGGACAGCGACTGGTGGAGCACCCCCAAGGTGGGCACCCGCCCCGCCGCCCAGGACCGCGACCAGCTGTTCAAGCGGGCCATGATCGACGCCCGCTGGGAGCTGACCGCCAAGCTCGGCAAGGACATCGATTCCTGGAGCTGGGGCCGACTGCACCGCCTGTTCCTGAAGAACCAGACCCTCGGCACCGCGGGCCCCGAATTCATCCAGTACGCCCTCAACCGCGGCCCCTGGGAGCTCGGCGGCGGCGAGGCCACGGTCAACGCGACCGGCTGGAACGCGGCCGGCGGCTACGGGGTGGTGTGGGTGCCGTCCATGCGGATGGTGGTGAACCTCGGCGACCTCGACAAGTCGAAGTGGATCAACCTCACCGGCGCCTCCGGGCACGCGTACAGCGCCCACTACGTCGACCAGACCGACAAGTGGGCCGACGGCGAACTGCTGCCCTGGTCCTTCTCGGACCAGGCGGTCGAGAAGAGCACGGCCGACAAGCTGGTGCTCAAACCGTGA
- the glp gene encoding molybdotransferase-like divisome protein Glp, translating into MSSAAPHVTGQDHVGPDHLWSVDEHLDDILATVRPLEPIELHLLDAQGCVLVEDITVPVSLPPFDNSSMDGYAVRVADVAGASEEFPAALEVVGDVAAGQAEPLPVGPGQAARIMTGAPLPPGAETVVPVEWTDGGLGEGPVRGMLARSLGPEGATGHVHVYRPAEARAHVRAKGSDVKAGARALEAGTILGPPQIGLLAAIGRGTVRVRPRPRVVVLSTGSELVQPDAELRTGQIYDSNSFALTAAARDAGAIAYRVGAVADDAETLRSTIEDQLVRADLMVTTGGVSVGAYDVVKEALSHVGDEDEPGSGIDFRKLAMQPGKPQGFGSIGPDHTPLLALPGNPVSSYVSFELFVRPAIRALMGLPDVHRPTIRATLTADKALTSPKGRRQFLRGTYAEGKVTPVGGAGSHLVAALAHADALIAVPEDTVSVEPGTEVEVVLLGR; encoded by the coding sequence TTGAGCAGCGCCGCGCCCCACGTCACCGGCCAGGACCACGTCGGCCCCGACCACCTCTGGTCGGTGGACGAGCACCTGGACGACATCCTCGCCACCGTCCGGCCCCTGGAACCCATCGAGCTGCATCTGCTCGACGCCCAGGGCTGCGTCCTCGTCGAGGACATCACGGTGCCGGTGTCCCTGCCGCCCTTCGACAACAGCTCGATGGACGGCTACGCGGTACGGGTCGCGGACGTCGCGGGCGCGAGCGAGGAGTTCCCGGCGGCCCTGGAGGTCGTCGGGGACGTCGCCGCGGGCCAGGCCGAACCGCTCCCTGTGGGCCCCGGCCAGGCCGCCCGCATCATGACCGGCGCCCCCCTGCCGCCCGGCGCCGAGACGGTCGTGCCCGTCGAGTGGACCGACGGCGGGCTCGGCGAGGGCCCGGTGCGCGGCATGCTCGCCCGCAGCCTCGGCCCCGAGGGCGCCACCGGGCACGTGCACGTCTACCGCCCGGCCGAGGCGCGCGCGCATGTGCGCGCCAAGGGCAGCGACGTGAAGGCCGGCGCCCGCGCCCTGGAGGCCGGCACGATCCTCGGCCCGCCCCAGATCGGCCTGCTCGCCGCGATCGGCCGCGGCACCGTCCGCGTCCGCCCGCGCCCCCGCGTGGTGGTGCTCTCCACCGGCAGCGAACTCGTCCAGCCCGACGCGGAACTGCGCACCGGTCAGATCTACGACTCCAACAGCTTCGCCCTCACCGCCGCCGCCCGTGACGCCGGCGCCATCGCCTACCGCGTGGGCGCCGTCGCCGACGACGCCGAGACCCTGCGCTCCACCATCGAGGACCAGCTGGTCCGTGCCGACCTGATGGTCACCACGGGTGGCGTGAGCGTCGGCGCGTACGACGTGGTCAAGGAGGCGCTGTCGCACGTCGGCGACGAGGACGAGCCCGGCAGCGGCATCGACTTCCGCAAGCTCGCCATGCAGCCCGGCAAGCCCCAGGGCTTCGGCTCCATCGGCCCCGACCACACCCCGCTGCTGGCCCTGCCCGGCAACCCGGTGTCGTCGTACGTCTCCTTCGAACTGTTCGTCCGCCCCGCGATCCGCGCCCTCATGGGCCTGCCGGACGTCCACCGCCCCACGATCCGGGCGACGCTGACCGCCGACAAGGCGCTGACGTCCCCGAAGGGTCGCCGCCAGTTCCTGCGCGGCACCTACGCCGAGGGCAAGGTCACCCCGGTCGGCGGCGCCGGATCCCACCTGGTCGCCGCCCTCGCCCACGCGGACGCCCTGATCGCCGTCCCCGAGGACACCGTCTCCGTCGAGCCCGGCACCGAGGTCGAGGTGGTCCTGCTCGGCCGATAG
- the moaC gene encoding cyclic pyranopterin monophosphate synthase MoaC — MSTQDPSPPDARTPDRLTHIDEAGAARMVDVSEKDVTARTARASGRVLVSPRVIELLRGEGVPKGDALATARIAGIMGAKRTPDLIPLCHPLSVSGVKLDLSVADDAVEILATVKTTDRTGVEMEALTAVSVAALTVIDMVKAVDKGAVITDVRVEEKTGGKSGDWSRA, encoded by the coding sequence ATGAGCACGCAGGACCCATCCCCGCCGGACGCCCGTACGCCGGACCGGCTGACGCACATCGACGAGGCGGGCGCCGCCCGTATGGTCGACGTGTCGGAGAAGGACGTGACCGCGCGCACCGCGCGCGCCAGCGGACGCGTCCTCGTCTCGCCCCGCGTGATCGAGCTGCTGCGCGGCGAGGGTGTCCCCAAGGGTGACGCCCTCGCGACCGCGCGGATCGCCGGGATCATGGGCGCCAAACGCACCCCCGACCTGATCCCGCTCTGCCACCCGTTGTCGGTGTCCGGTGTGAAACTGGACCTGTCGGTCGCGGACGACGCCGTGGAGATCCTTGCCACCGTCAAGACGACGGACCGCACGGGTGTCGAGATGGAGGCCCTCACCGCGGTCTCCGTCGCCGCGCTCACCGTGATCGACATGGTCAAGGCGGTCGACAAGGGAGCGGTCATCACGGACGTACGGGTGGAGGAGAAGACAGGCGGCAAGTCGGGCGACTGGAGCCGGGCATGA
- a CDS encoding MerR family transcriptional regulator: MEELARLAGITVRTLRFYRERKLIPPPRREGRIAWYDDHHLARLRTITALLERGHTLSGIAELAEAFDHGRDVGDLLGVGGPTEEEPVHLTPEELADHFAGEATPENLAAAMDLGYLGTDGEEIVHVSRRLLDVSSALVREGIPLAAVLAAAKQVRTHADALAELFTELVLDHAGPEDLPRLRPLARSVVEAELSLALDRRMRRP, translated from the coding sequence ATGGAAGAGCTGGCCCGCCTCGCCGGGATCACGGTGCGCACCCTGCGCTTCTACCGCGAACGCAAACTGATCCCGCCACCCCGCCGCGAGGGCCGCATCGCCTGGTACGACGACCACCACCTGGCCCGGCTGCGCACGATCACGGCCCTGCTGGAGCGCGGCCACACCCTCAGCGGCATCGCGGAACTGGCGGAGGCCTTCGACCACGGCCGCGACGTCGGCGACCTGCTCGGCGTCGGCGGCCCCACCGAGGAGGAGCCGGTCCACCTCACCCCCGAGGAGCTCGCCGACCACTTCGCGGGCGAGGCCACCCCGGAGAACCTCGCCGCCGCGATGGACCTCGGCTACCTCGGCACCGACGGCGAGGAGATCGTCCACGTCAGCCGCCGCCTCCTGGACGTCTCCTCGGCCCTGGTCCGCGAGGGCATCCCCCTCGCCGCGGTCCTCGCCGCGGCCAAACAGGTCCGCACCCACGCCGACGCCCTGGCCGAACTCTTCACCGAACTGGTCCTCGACCACGCCGGCCCCGAAGACCTCCCCCGCCTGCGCCCCCTGGCCCGCAGCGTGGTGGAAGCGGAACTGTCGCTGGCGTTGGACCGGAGGATGCGCAGGCCTTAG
- a CDS encoding 5-formyltetrahydrofolate cyclo-ligase: protein MTADDLRETSAALAGRALELPELGRAGAVAAYVSVGSEPGTRALLDVLYARGVRVLLPALLPDNDLDWGAYEGEGSLARVQHGGRMALFEPTGGRLGPDAVTSADAVLLPGLAVDARGMRLGRGGGSYDRVLARLERAGAHPALVVLLYDSEVVAHVPEEPHDRPVHAVVTPSGVRRFHPGP from the coding sequence TTGACGGCGGATGACCTGCGGGAAACCTCGGCCGCGCTGGCCGGGCGGGCGCTGGAGCTGCCCGAGTTGGGGCGGGCCGGAGCGGTGGCGGCGTACGTCTCGGTGGGGAGCGAACCGGGGACCCGCGCGCTCCTGGACGTGCTGTACGCCCGGGGCGTGCGCGTGCTGTTGCCGGCCCTGCTGCCCGACAACGACCTGGACTGGGGCGCGTACGAAGGCGAGGGGTCCCTGGCGCGGGTGCAACACGGCGGCAGGATGGCCCTCTTCGAACCCACGGGCGGTCGTCTCGGGCCGGACGCCGTGACCTCCGCCGACGCGGTGCTGCTGCCGGGGCTCGCGGTGGATGCACGGGGAATGCGGCTCGGGCGGGGCGGCGGCTCGTACGACCGGGTCCTGGCACGACTGGAACGGGCGGGCGCTCATCCCGCCCTGGTGGTGCTGCTGTACGACTCCGAGGTCGTCGCGCACGTCCCGGAGGAGCCGCACGACCGGCCGGTGCACGCGGTGGTGACACCCTCGGGCGTACGGCGGTTCCACCCGGGGCCCTGA
- a CDS encoding MogA/MoaB family molybdenum cofactor biosynthesis protein produces the protein MTYRALVVTASNRAAAGIYEDKGGPMISDALKRFGFEVEGPQVVPDGDPVEAALRAGVDAGYDVIVTTGGTGISPTDRTPEATRRVIDHEVPGIAEAIRAFGREKVPTAALSRGLAGVAGGTLIVNLPGSSGGVKDGLAVLEPLLVHAVEQLRGGDHPRPGSGGAS, from the coding sequence ATGACCTACCGCGCTCTCGTCGTCACGGCCTCGAACCGGGCCGCCGCCGGGATCTACGAGGACAAGGGCGGCCCGATGATCTCCGACGCCCTGAAGCGCTTCGGTTTCGAGGTCGAAGGCCCCCAGGTCGTCCCCGACGGCGACCCCGTGGAGGCGGCCCTGCGCGCCGGGGTCGACGCCGGCTACGACGTCATCGTCACCACCGGCGGCACGGGCATCTCCCCCACCGACCGCACCCCCGAGGCGACCCGCCGGGTGATCGACCACGAGGTGCCGGGCATCGCCGAGGCCATCCGGGCGTTCGGCCGGGAGAAGGTGCCGACCGCGGCGCTCTCCCGGGGCCTGGCCGGAGTGGCGGGCGGCACGCTGATCGTCAATCTGCCCGGCTCCAGCGGCGGCGTGAAGGACGGCCTCGCCGTCCTGGAGCCGCTGCTCGTGCACGCGGTAGAGCAGCTCCGGGGCGGCGACCACCCCAGACCCGGCAGCGGGGGTGCGAGCTGA
- a CDS encoding GNAT family N-acetyltransferase, with amino-acid sequence MNSPSWPVELVDGDIVLRPIKLRDQRAWREVNRRNRDWLRPWEATIPPPTPGGPMTHRPTFRQMVRHLRSEANAGRMLPFVIEYQGRLVGQLTVAGITWGSMCSGHVGYWVDESVAGRGVMPTAVALVTDHCFRTVGLHRIEVCIRPENGPSRRVVEKLGFREEGLRPRYLHIDGAWRDHLVFALTAEEVPDGLLRRWHRARSQSNPGMRHHPGN; translated from the coding sequence CTGAACAGCCCTTCCTGGCCCGTGGAGCTGGTGGACGGCGACATCGTCCTCCGGCCGATAAAGCTGCGCGACCAGCGGGCGTGGCGCGAGGTCAACCGGCGCAACCGCGACTGGCTGCGCCCCTGGGAGGCGACCATCCCGCCGCCCACGCCCGGCGGGCCGATGACCCACCGCCCGACCTTCCGCCAGATGGTCCGCCATCTGAGGTCGGAGGCGAACGCGGGCCGGATGCTGCCCTTCGTCATCGAGTACCAGGGGCGGCTGGTCGGGCAGTTGACGGTCGCCGGCATCACCTGGGGCTCGATGTGCTCGGGTCACGTCGGCTACTGGGTCGACGAGTCGGTGGCGGGACGCGGCGTCATGCCGACGGCGGTGGCGCTCGTCACGGACCACTGTTTCCGCACGGTCGGACTGCACCGCATCGAGGTCTGCATTCGCCCGGAGAACGGGCCCAGCCGCCGGGTCGTGGAAAAACTCGGATTCCGCGAGGAGGGGCTGCGGCCGCGCTATCTCCACATCGACGGGGCCTGGCGCGACCATCTCGTCTTCGCCCTCACGGCGGAAGAGGTCCCGGACGGGTTGCTCAGACGCTGGCACCGGGCACGATCGCAGAGTAATCCGGGAATGCGGCACCACCCCGGAAATTGA
- a CDS encoding GNAT family N-acetyltransferase, with translation MQIRRVSFDHPDAMKLNDQVQAEYAVRYGDDGDATPMAAADFDPPNGIYLIAYDEDGTPVASGGWRAQDDNGEGNVDGDAELKRMYVIDGMRGRGLARRILAALEEDARAAGRIRMVLETGTKQPEAIALYTSSGYEPCAKFGYYRFHDASRCFAKGL, from the coding sequence ATGCAGATACGCCGGGTCTCCTTCGACCACCCCGACGCCATGAAGCTGAACGACCAGGTCCAGGCCGAGTACGCCGTCCGCTACGGCGACGACGGCGACGCCACGCCCATGGCCGCCGCGGATTTCGACCCGCCGAACGGCATCTACCTGATCGCGTACGACGAGGACGGCACCCCCGTCGCCTCGGGCGGCTGGCGCGCCCAGGACGACAACGGCGAGGGCAACGTCGACGGCGACGCCGAGCTCAAGCGCATGTACGTGATCGACGGTATGCGCGGCCGGGGCCTCGCCCGCCGCATCCTGGCCGCCCTGGAGGAGGACGCCCGCGCGGCGGGCCGCATCCGCATGGTCCTGGAGACCGGCACCAAGCAGCCGGAGGCCATAGCCCTGTACACGTCCAGCGGCTACGAGCCGTGCGCCAAGTTCGGCTACTACCGCTTCCACGACGCGAGCCGCTGCTTCGCGAAGGGCCTCTGA
- the galU gene encoding UTP--glucose-1-phosphate uridylyltransferase GalU, producing MTQHPRISKAVIPAAGLGTRFLPATKATPKEMLPVVDKPAIQYVVEEAVAAGLDDVLMVTGRNKRPLEDHFDRNYELESALQKKGDADRLAKVQESSDLATMHYVRQGDPKGLGHAVLCAAPHVGEEPFAVLLGDDLIDPRDPLLQRMVEVQEQRGGSVIALMEVAPEQIHLYGCAAVETTEDSDVVQVSGLVEKPDQADAPSNYAIIGRYVLDPHIFEILRKTQPGRGGEIQLTDALQQLAETYASAATAAEKIGGPVHGVVFKGRRYDTGDRGDYLRAIVRLACEREDLGPDFRTWLRSYVAEEM from the coding sequence ATGACTCAGCACCCTCGGATCAGCAAGGCTGTCATTCCCGCAGCAGGCCTCGGCACCCGGTTCCTTCCGGCCACCAAAGCCACTCCCAAGGAGATGCTGCCGGTCGTGGACAAGCCCGCGATCCAGTACGTGGTCGAGGAGGCGGTCGCCGCGGGTCTCGACGACGTCCTCATGGTGACGGGCCGCAACAAGCGCCCCCTCGAGGACCACTTCGACCGCAACTACGAGCTCGAGTCGGCCCTGCAGAAGAAGGGCGACGCCGACCGTCTCGCCAAGGTGCAGGAGTCCAGCGACCTCGCGACGATGCACTACGTCCGCCAGGGCGACCCCAAGGGCCTCGGCCACGCCGTCCTGTGCGCCGCCCCGCACGTGGGCGAGGAGCCCTTCGCGGTCCTCCTCGGCGACGACCTCATCGACCCCCGCGACCCGCTGCTGCAGCGCATGGTCGAGGTCCAGGAGCAGCGCGGCGGCAGCGTCATCGCGCTCATGGAGGTCGCCCCCGAGCAGATCCACCTCTACGGCTGCGCGGCCGTGGAGACCACCGAGGACAGCGACGTCGTCCAGGTCAGCGGACTCGTCGAGAAGCCCGACCAGGCCGACGCGCCCTCCAACTACGCCATCATCGGCCGCTACGTCCTCGACCCGCACATCTTCGAGATACTGCGCAAGACCCAGCCCGGCCGCGGCGGCGAGATCCAGCTCACCGACGCCCTCCAGCAGCTCGCCGAGACGTATGCATCAGCGGCCACCGCCGCGGAGAAGATCGGCGGCCCCGTGCACGGCGTCGTCTTCAAGGGCCGCCGCTATGACACCGGCGACCGCGGCGACTACCTGCGTGCCATTGTCCGACTCGCATGCGAACGTGAAGACCTGGGCCCGGACTTCCGGACCTGGCTTCGCAGTTACGTAGCCGAGGAGATGTAG
- a CDS encoding exodeoxyribonuclease III, translated as MLTVTSVNVNGLRAAAKKGFVEWLARTEADVLCLQEVRAEPEQLPEHVRAPEGWHVVHAPAAAKGRAGVSLYSRREPDRVQIGFGSEEFDGSGRYVEADLPGVTVASLYLPSGEVGTERQDEKERFMDEFLAYLKELRQRAAAEGREVLVCGDWNIAHQRADLKNWRGNQKSSGFLPEEREWLGRVLAPADGGYVDVVRALHPDTEGPYSWWSYRGRAFDNDTGWRIDYHVATPGLAERAVKGFVERAATHAERWSDHAPVTVVYER; from the coding sequence GTGCTCACTGTGACCTCTGTGAATGTGAACGGGCTGCGTGCCGCCGCGAAGAAGGGCTTCGTGGAGTGGCTCGCTCGGACCGAAGCCGATGTGCTGTGCCTTCAGGAGGTGCGGGCCGAGCCGGAGCAGCTGCCGGAGCACGTCCGCGCGCCCGAGGGGTGGCACGTGGTGCACGCGCCGGCCGCCGCCAAGGGGCGGGCCGGGGTGTCCCTGTACAGCCGCCGCGAGCCCGACCGGGTGCAGATCGGCTTCGGGTCGGAAGAGTTCGACGGCAGCGGACGGTACGTGGAGGCCGACCTGCCAGGGGTCACCGTCGCCTCCCTCTACCTGCCCTCCGGCGAGGTCGGCACCGAGCGGCAGGACGAGAAGGAACGCTTCATGGATGAGTTCCTCGCCTACCTCAAGGAGTTGCGGCAGCGGGCCGCCGCCGAGGGGCGCGAGGTGCTCGTCTGCGGTGACTGGAACATCGCCCACCAGCGGGCCGACCTGAAGAACTGGCGCGGGAACCAGAAGAGCTCCGGGTTTTTGCCGGAGGAGCGGGAGTGGCTCGGGCGGGTCCTCGCCCCGGCCGACGGCGGCTACGTCGACGTCGTCCGCGCGCTCCACCCGGACACCGAGGGGCCGTACTCGTGGTGGTCGTATCGGGGGCGTGCCTTCGACAATGACACGGGATGGAGGATCGACTACCACGTAGCGACCCCTGGGCTCGCCGAGCGGGCGGTCAAGGGGTTCGTGGAGCGGGCCGCCACGCATGCCGAGCGGTGGTCCGACCATGCGCCCGTGACCGTCGTCTACGAGCGTTAG
- the sepX gene encoding divisome protein SepX/GlpR: MSSSGLIYAVIVGAWAAYLVPMWLRRQDELNEARPTERFSTAIRLLSGKAAMERRYAKDLQARSTEEGEQDADDLDAVTDSVDVRAFAVSKTRRQTQAPVPSPAPEPQARPAAPEPPARQSPAPNAAASGRPRERVPAARRNASAQANEAAAARARRSKVLARRRRTTTMLFLAFTLGAIVAAVGGLAFLWAPGVPAVMLSVYIAYLRSQERRRFAYQMDRRMAEAAAQRLRERQRQPRRRALAAEENDEPEEGPEPVTDPGLSALAADRRALVEQTDHAEWVDQQRERQRRPGQGGDSWDPVPVPLPTYVTAPVAPRATSDVDLGAPDTWSAARSSTVTPNAENEPAVDHHPGEPDPSGPDTDDGDGRTDARRAASARRARERGRTPLFDQYEDGERPRAANE, from the coding sequence GTGAGCAGCAGCGGCCTCATCTACGCAGTCATTGTCGGGGCCTGGGCCGCCTACTTGGTGCCGATGTGGCTCCGTAGGCAGGACGAGCTGAACGAGGCCCGTCCGACGGAACGCTTCAGCACCGCCATCCGGCTTCTGTCCGGAAAGGCGGCCATGGAGCGCCGTTACGCCAAGGACCTGCAGGCGCGCTCCACCGAGGAGGGGGAGCAGGACGCCGACGACCTGGACGCCGTCACCGACTCGGTGGACGTCCGGGCCTTCGCCGTGTCCAAGACCCGCCGGCAGACCCAGGCGCCCGTCCCGTCGCCCGCCCCCGAGCCCCAGGCCCGGCCGGCGGCCCCCGAACCCCCCGCCCGCCAGTCGCCCGCACCGAACGCGGCGGCATCCGGGCGCCCCCGGGAACGGGTGCCCGCCGCCCGGCGCAACGCCTCGGCGCAGGCGAACGAGGCGGCCGCGGCACGAGCCCGGCGCTCGAAGGTGCTCGCACGCCGCCGGCGCACCACCACCATGCTGTTCCTCGCCTTCACCCTCGGCGCGATCGTCGCAGCGGTCGGCGGACTCGCGTTCCTCTGGGCCCCCGGCGTGCCCGCGGTCATGCTCAGCGTCTACATCGCCTACCTGCGCTCCCAGGAGCGCCGCCGCTTCGCCTACCAGATGGACCGCCGCATGGCCGAGGCCGCGGCCCAGCGTCTGCGGGAGCGCCAGCGCCAGCCGCGCCGGCGCGCCCTGGCCGCCGAGGAGAACGACGAACCGGAGGAGGGACCCGAGCCGGTGACCGACCCCGGCCTGTCGGCCCTCGCCGCCGACCGGCGTGCCCTCGTCGAGCAGACCGACCACGCGGAGTGGGTCGACCAGCAGCGCGAACGGCAGCGTCGGCCCGGGCAGGGCGGTGACAGCTGGGACCCGGTGCCGGTGCCGCTGCCGACGTATGTGACGGCCCCGGTCGCCCCGCGGGCCACCAGCGACGTGGACCTCGGCGCTCCCGACACCTGGAGCGCGGCCCGGTCGAGCACGGTCACCCCGAACGCGGAGAACGAGCCCGCCGTGGATCACCACCCGGGCGAGCCGGACCCCTCCGGCCCGGACACGGACGACGGCGACGGGCGCACCGACGCGCGCCGGGCGGCCTCCGCCCGACGGGCCCGGGAGCGCGGCCGCACCCCGCTTTTCGACCAGTACGAGGACGGGGAGCGCCCCCGGGCCGCGAACGAGTAG